In Rhodocyclaceae bacterium, a single genomic region encodes these proteins:
- a CDS encoding ABC transporter permease: protein MTELAGLRHVRYVLADNPVTAGAFALFGFFVLLALFGPWLAPFDPLATSPDKVLQPPSAVHWFGTDQLGRDILSRVIVATGLDFGMALAAVLLSFGLGCALGACAGYYGGWIDRGVSRLADTIMAFPLFVLAMAIVAALGNSVENIIYATAIINLPFYIRVARSEVNVRRNAGFVEAARLSGNTEARILAFHLFPNILPPVMVQISLNMGWAILNAAGLSFIGLGVRPPQPEWGIMVAEGASYMISGEWWVSFFPGVVLMLAVFCFNLLGDGLRDMIDPRRRT, encoded by the coding sequence ATGACTGAACTCGCCGGCCTGCGCCATGTACGCTACGTGCTTGCGGACAATCCGGTCACCGCCGGTGCGTTCGCCCTGTTCGGTTTCTTCGTCCTGCTCGCGCTGTTCGGCCCGTGGCTTGCGCCATTCGACCCGCTCGCCACCAGCCCCGACAAGGTGCTGCAGCCGCCGTCGGCCGTGCACTGGTTCGGCACCGACCAGCTCGGCCGTGACATCCTGTCCCGGGTGATCGTCGCCACGGGCCTCGACTTCGGAATGGCGCTCGCAGCGGTGCTCCTGTCGTTCGGCCTCGGGTGCGCGCTGGGGGCCTGCGCCGGATACTACGGCGGCTGGATCGACCGCGGCGTGAGCCGGCTCGCAGACACGATCATGGCCTTCCCGCTGTTCGTGCTGGCGATGGCGATCGTCGCTGCGCTCGGCAATTCGGTCGAGAACATCATCTACGCGACCGCGATCATCAACCTGCCGTTCTACATCCGGGTCGCCCGCTCCGAAGTGAACGTGCGCCGCAATGCCGGCTTCGTCGAGGCAGCCCGCCTGTCGGGCAACACCGAGGCGCGCATCCTGGCCTTTCACCTGTTCCCGAACATCCTGCCACCGGTGATGGTGCAGATCTCGCTGAACATGGGCTGGGCGATCCTGAATGCGGCCGGGCTCTCGTTCATCGGGCTGGGCGTACGACCGCCGCAGCCCGAGTGGGGGATCATGGTTGCCGAGGGCGCAAGCTACATGATCTCCGGCGAATGGTGGGTGTCGTTCTTCCCGGGGGTGGTGCTGATGCTGGCAGTATTCTGCTTCAACCTGCTGGGTGACGGCCTGCGCGACATGATCGACCCGAGGCGGCGTACGTGA
- a CDS encoding ABC transporter permease — MLRLIGRRLLAAIPNVIGIVIVTFILTRALPGDPAAFYAGPAATQEAVEQVRAKLGLDQPLWAQFVDYIGDLAQGDLGLSVSTGQQVLDEILRRLPASLELTLLALLVACAVALPLGIVAATRPGSWIDHACRLITTLGVSLPIFFTGLLLAYVFYYLLGVAPPPVGRLDSMFAPPPHMTGFYLVDSLAAGDFALFVAAGKQMILPVLTLAIFVLAPIARMTRAGMLGVLSSDFIRTARASGLSSSTVLYRYAFRNAMLPVVTTMGMVFSFMLGSNVVIEKVFAWPGIGSFAVDALVQSDYAPVQGFVLVMALLFVAINLMIDILYTVIDPRVSIDD; from the coding sequence GTGCTGCGGCTCATCGGCAGACGGCTGCTGGCGGCGATCCCGAACGTCATCGGGATCGTCATCGTGACCTTCATCCTCACTCGTGCGCTGCCGGGCGACCCGGCCGCCTTCTATGCCGGGCCCGCCGCGACCCAGGAGGCGGTCGAGCAGGTGCGCGCGAAGCTGGGGCTAGACCAGCCGCTGTGGGCGCAGTTCGTCGACTACATCGGTGACCTGGCGCAGGGCGACCTCGGCCTTTCGGTCTCGACCGGGCAGCAGGTTCTCGACGAGATCCTGCGTCGGCTGCCTGCATCGCTCGAACTGACGCTGCTCGCACTGCTGGTCGCCTGTGCCGTCGCGCTGCCGCTGGGCATCGTCGCCGCCACCCGGCCCGGTTCGTGGATCGACCACGCGTGCAGGTTGATCACGACGCTCGGCGTCTCGCTGCCGATCTTCTTCACCGGCCTGCTGCTCGCCTATGTCTTCTACTACCTGCTCGGCGTCGCGCCGCCGCCCGTCGGGCGCCTCGATTCGATGTTCGCCCCGCCGCCGCACATGACCGGCTTCTACCTGGTCGACAGCCTCGCTGCGGGGGACTTTGCGTTGTTCGTCGCGGCCGGCAAGCAGATGATCCTGCCGGTGCTAACCCTCGCGATCTTCGTGCTGGCCCCGATCGCGCGGATGACCCGGGCGGGGATGCTCGGCGTGCTCTCCTCCGACTTCATCCGTACCGCGCGGGCGAGCGGGCTGTCGTCGTCGACCGTGCTCTATCGCTATGCGTTCCGGAACGCGATGCTGCCGGTGGTCACCACCATGGGCATGGTGTTCTCGTTCATGCTCGGGTCGAACGTGGTGATCGAGAAGGTGTTCGCGTGGCCGGGCATAGGGTCGTTCGCGGTCGATGCGCTGGTGCAGTCCGACTATGCGCCGGTGCAGGGCTTCGTGCTGGTGATGGCGCTGCTCTTCGTTGCGATCAACCTGATGATCGACATTCTCTACACGGTCATCGACCCGCGGGTGAGCATCGATGACTGA
- a CDS encoding ABC transporter substrate-binding protein, with protein MNRRRFIKSVAATGSASTVAAGSSVALAQDAKRETLVVANEFGPNSLDIHGVGANRPAYGVAVNAYDRLMTFGRKKLPDGTVSYDYSKLEPELAESWQVAKDGQSVTFKLRRNATFHDGTQVTAKDVKWSYDRALGMGGFPQFQMRAGSLNEPKQFIVVDDFTFRVELDRRDKMAMPNMAVPVPSIYNSALAMKNASDKDPWAAAWLRNNTAGGGAFRVEAWRPGQELIYSRFDNWKSGPLPRLRRIVQREVPSAGNRRALLARGDIDMTYELPPKDFLEMAKESGPVRVVSTPVENALFYIGMNTTRPPFNNPLVRQAIAYALPYDRMNDIGFWGRGTKMWGAKSNTPTKAEWPVPHGYSTNVPRALELMKQAGMPDGFETTLSFDLGGATIGEPVSILIQEALARINVKVSINKVPGANWRAALLKKDMPLIFNRFGGWLNFPEYFFYWCYHGQNAVFNTMSYQNPAMDKLIDAARFETDPKRYEAQVRNFVEIAFTDVPRIPIIQPAFDVAMQKYVQGYMYWFHVQADYRTIFKA; from the coding sequence ATGAATCGACGCCGCTTCATCAAGTCCGTTGCCGCTACCGGCAGTGCAAGCACCGTAGCCGCAGGCTCGTCCGTTGCCCTCGCCCAGGATGCAAAGCGCGAAACGCTGGTGGTCGCCAATGAATTCGGTCCCAACAGTCTGGATATCCACGGCGTCGGCGCCAACCGGCCCGCCTACGGCGTGGCAGTCAATGCCTACGACCGGCTGATGACGTTCGGGCGCAAGAAACTCCCGGACGGAACCGTTTCCTATGACTACAGCAAGCTCGAGCCGGAACTGGCCGAGAGCTGGCAGGTTGCGAAGGACGGACAGTCGGTGACTTTCAAGCTGCGCCGCAATGCCACATTCCACGATGGCACACAGGTGACCGCGAAGGACGTCAAGTGGTCCTACGATCGAGCGCTCGGCATGGGCGGGTTCCCGCAGTTCCAGATGCGCGCGGGATCGCTCAACGAGCCCAAGCAGTTCATCGTGGTGGACGACTTCACCTTCCGCGTCGAACTCGACCGGCGGGACAAGATGGCGATGCCCAACATGGCGGTGCCGGTGCCCTCGATCTACAACTCGGCGCTGGCGATGAAGAACGCATCCGACAAGGATCCGTGGGCAGCGGCCTGGTTGCGCAACAACACCGCTGGCGGCGGTGCGTTCCGGGTGGAAGCCTGGCGCCCGGGACAGGAGCTGATCTACAGCCGCTTCGACAACTGGAAGAGCGGTCCGCTGCCCCGGCTGCGGCGCATCGTCCAGCGTGAGGTACCCTCCGCCGGCAATCGCCGGGCGTTGCTCGCGCGTGGCGACATCGACATGACCTACGAACTGCCGCCGAAGGACTTCCTCGAGATGGCGAAGGAGTCCGGCCCGGTACGCGTGGTCTCGACGCCGGTCGAGAACGCGCTGTTCTACATCGGCATGAACACCACCCGCCCGCCGTTCAACAATCCGCTGGTGCGCCAGGCGATTGCCTACGCGCTGCCGTACGACCGGATGAATGACATCGGCTTCTGGGGACGCGGCACCAAGATGTGGGGCGCGAAGTCGAACACGCCGACGAAGGCCGAATGGCCGGTGCCGCACGGCTACAGCACCAACGTGCCGCGTGCGCTCGAGCTCATGAAGCAGGCTGGCATGCCGGACGGTTTCGAGACCACACTTTCGTTCGACCTCGGCGGCGCGACCATCGGAGAACCGGTGTCGATCCTCATCCAGGAAGCGCTTGCCCGGATCAACGTCAAGGTTTCGATCAACAAGGTGCCTGGCGCCAACTGGCGCGCCGCGCTGCTGAAGAAGGACATGCCGCTGATCTTCAATCGCTTCGGCGGCTGGCTCAACTTCCCCGAGTACTTCTTCTACTGGTGCTACCACGGCCAGAACGCGGTGTTCAACACGATGAGCTACCAGAATCCGGCCATGGACAAGCTGATCGACGCGGCCCGCTTCGAAACCGACCCCAAACGCTACGAGGCACAGGTCAGGAACTTCGTCGAGATCGCGTTCACCGACGTGCCGCGCATCCCGATCATCCAGCCGGCCTTCGATGTCGCGATGCAGAAGTACGTGCAGGGCTACATGTACTGGTTCCATGTGCAGGCCGACTACCGCACGATCTTCAAGGCCTGA
- a CDS encoding FAD binding domain-containing protein: MNPAAAAAGEWYRPASLADALAIRASAGGAVVAIAGCTDLMVGWNAGGRRLPSVLDLSALPELGAIEVGPDAVTIGAAVCCARIAAHPAIAGRLPMLASSARQTGSIAIQNRATLGGNIMNASPAADNPPVLLAYGSQVTLASVRGSRTLDYAAFHTGYKRTLAEPDELLVSVTLPYPAPGASSHYRKVGTRRAQAISKVALAALIETTDGAEDRGRQVRDARFGFASAGPVPLAAPALSAAIRDRPFSKIDRALVEHALASDLSPIDDIRSTAAYRRQVAVNLVMAALAEAWQAPERARPL; this comes from the coding sequence ATGAATCCCGCAGCAGCCGCAGCGGGCGAGTGGTACCGCCCGGCATCGCTCGCCGACGCGCTCGCCATCAGGGCGTCAGCAGGGGGTGCGGTGGTCGCGATCGCCGGTTGCACCGATCTCATGGTCGGATGGAATGCCGGTGGCCGTCGGCTGCCATCGGTGCTGGACCTGTCCGCGCTGCCGGAATTGGGCGCGATCGAGGTCGGCCCGGACGCGGTGACCATCGGTGCCGCAGTCTGCTGCGCGCGCATCGCCGCGCATCCTGCCATTGCAGGCCGTCTGCCGATGCTGGCGTCCTCGGCCCGTCAGACCGGTTCGATCGCGATACAGAACAGGGCCACGCTCGGCGGCAACATCATGAACGCGTCGCCGGCGGCCGACAATCCGCCGGTGCTGCTGGCCTACGGCTCCCAGGTCACGCTGGCCAGCGTACGCGGAAGCCGGACGCTCGACTACGCGGCATTCCACACCGGGTACAAGCGCACCCTTGCCGAGCCCGATGAACTGCTGGTATCAGTGACTTTACCGTATCCGGCACCCGGCGCATCGAGCCACTACCGGAAAGTCGGAACGCGCAGGGCGCAGGCGATCAGCAAGGTGGCGCTCGCGGCGCTGATCGAGACGACTGACGGTGCCGAGGACCGTGGCCGGCAGGTGCGAGATGCGCGCTTCGGATTCGCCTCGGCCGGTCCGGTACCGCTGGCTGCACCGGCCTTGTCTGCAGCGATCCGCGACAGGCCGTTTTCCAAGATCGACCGCGCCCTGGTCGAACATGCGCTCGCATCCGATCTCTCGCCGATCGACGACATCCGTTCGACGGCCGCCTATCGCCGGCAGGTCGCGGTGAACCTGGTGATGGCTGCGCTTGCTGAAGCCTGGCAGGCGCCGGAGCGCGCGCGCCCGCTCTAG
- a CDS encoding (2Fe-2S)-binding protein, producing MNFARTLAFTLNGRALSGADGSIASPSMRLLDLLRLQAGQTGTKEGCGEGECGACAVLVDGEVVNSCLVPVGQLHGRTVTSIEGLPRTDPLLEAFARAGATQCGICTPGMILAARALLDRQPDPSLDEVREALAGNLCRCTGYARIYAAVLDAATVRGGDA from the coding sequence ATGAACTTCGCCCGTACGCTGGCATTCACGCTGAACGGGCGCGCGCTGTCCGGCGCCGACGGATCGATCGCATCGCCGTCGATGCGACTGCTCGACCTGCTGCGCCTGCAGGCCGGGCAGACCGGCACGAAGGAGGGCTGCGGCGAGGGGGAGTGCGGCGCCTGTGCCGTGCTGGTCGACGGCGAGGTCGTGAACAGCTGCCTGGTACCCGTGGGACAACTGCACGGCCGCACGGTGACGAGCATCGAGGGCCTGCCACGCACCGATCCCCTGCTCGAGGCGTTCGCACGGGCCGGCGCCACCCAGTGCGGGATCTGCACCCCCGGCATGATCCTCGCTGCGCGTGCGCTGCTCGACCGCCAGCCTGATCCGTCCCTCGATGAAGTCCGCGAAGCGCTGGCGGGCAACCTGTGCCGCTGTACCGGCTACGCGCGCATCTATGCGGCCGTACTCGATGCCGCCACCGTCCGCGGCGGCGACGCATGA
- a CDS encoding xanthine dehydrogenase family protein, translating into MTTPERRDGFPGTRGAVGAPVVRKDAAAKILGEARYVDDLVYPGMLHGATVRTHAAGGTIERIEFGAGVDWSSFVVVAASDIPGLNATRMIEQDQPVLACDRFRHAGEPVLLLAHPDRALLREALAAVTLHEIPDPAPVFSIDDALALRGEVCPGNVFRDYLMSRGDLAAGEAAAEVVFEGRFETGAQEHVYIEPQGMIAHVDAGGVLVVEGSMQCPYYVLDTLTAVTGRDAGAVRVVHCTTGGGFGGKEEYPSHIAAHAALLSLKAGGRPVKLVYDRAEDMLATPKRHPSRTLVRIGARRDGRLSFLDMDFALDGGAYTTLSPVVLSRGVIHAPGPYACANARVRGRAVATNHPPNGAFRGFGAPQSIFAIEQAMDGLARQLGMTPLELRRVNMLRPGDRSVPGQLIDDTTDFDAVLEQALRESDYLARRDAFAAFNATNAAAGRPLRKGIGLATFHHGAGFTGNGEVVLASEARVRANADGRVQVVASSSEMGQGNTTTLCQVVAGALGLPLDWVTQAPVDTHDVPDSGPTVASRTCMIVGQIVEQAARGLRAELIGKAGLPATAADEHAFAAACARYLDGHPRLEAQARYEPPANVAWDETVFEGSPYASYAWATYVAEVDIDLTTCEIALSGFTAVQEVGRVVNPVIAAGQVEGGVVQGIGFALFEKVVRDGNGAMANNRMTNYIIPTTVDIPPVRVFFQEQPGGIGPSGAKGLGELPMDGPGPAILSAVNFALGTRIACLPVLPEDVMAALQPALAPEAA; encoded by the coding sequence ATGACCACTCCGGAAAGGCGTGACGGTTTCCCCGGAACCCGGGGCGCAGTGGGCGCTCCGGTCGTGCGCAAGGACGCTGCGGCCAAGATCCTGGGCGAGGCCCGGTATGTCGACGACCTCGTGTATCCCGGCATGCTGCACGGAGCCACGGTACGTACGCATGCGGCTGGCGGCACGATCGAGCGCATCGAGTTCGGTGCCGGCGTCGACTGGTCGTCGTTCGTCGTGGTTGCCGCGTCGGACATCCCGGGCCTCAATGCGACCCGGATGATCGAGCAGGACCAGCCGGTGCTGGCCTGCGACCGTTTCCGCCATGCCGGCGAGCCGGTGCTGCTTCTCGCGCATCCCGACCGAGCTTTGCTGCGCGAGGCGCTGGCGGCGGTGACGCTGCACGAGATACCCGACCCCGCGCCGGTGTTCTCGATCGACGATGCGCTGGCGCTGCGCGGCGAGGTGTGTCCCGGCAACGTCTTCCGCGACTACCTGATGTCGCGCGGTGACCTCGCGGCAGGCGAAGCGGCGGCGGAGGTCGTGTTCGAAGGGCGCTTCGAGACCGGGGCCCAGGAACATGTGTACATCGAGCCGCAGGGCATGATCGCCCATGTCGATGCCGGCGGCGTGCTGGTGGTCGAAGGATCGATGCAATGCCCCTACTACGTGCTGGACACCCTGACCGCGGTCACCGGCCGCGATGCGGGCGCGGTACGGGTCGTCCACTGCACCACTGGCGGTGGTTTCGGCGGCAAGGAGGAGTATCCGTCGCATATCGCCGCGCACGCGGCCCTGCTGTCGCTGAAGGCGGGCGGGCGCCCGGTCAAGCTGGTGTACGACCGCGCCGAGGACATGCTGGCCACGCCCAAGCGCCACCCGTCACGCACCCTGGTGCGTATCGGGGCCCGTCGCGATGGGCGACTGTCGTTCCTCGACATGGATTTCGCGCTCGATGGCGGCGCGTACACGACGCTGTCGCCGGTCGTGCTTTCGCGCGGCGTGATCCACGCGCCGGGGCCCTATGCCTGCGCGAACGCGCGGGTACGGGGGCGGGCGGTCGCCACCAACCACCCGCCGAACGGCGCGTTCCGGGGCTTCGGCGCGCCGCAGAGCATCTTCGCGATCGAGCAGGCGATGGACGGGCTCGCGCGCCAGCTGGGCATGACGCCGCTGGAGCTGCGCCGGGTGAACATGCTGCGCCCGGGTGACCGCTCGGTGCCCGGCCAGCTGATCGACGACACGACCGACTTCGATGCCGTGCTCGAACAGGCCCTGCGCGAGAGCGACTACCTTGCCCGGCGCGATGCGTTCGCGGCATTCAATGCCACGAATGCCGCCGCCGGGCGTCCGCTTCGCAAGGGCATCGGGTTGGCCACCTTCCACCACGGTGCCGGCTTCACCGGTAATGGCGAGGTCGTGCTCGCTTCCGAAGCACGGGTGCGTGCGAATGCCGACGGACGCGTGCAGGTGGTCGCATCCAGCAGCGAGATGGGCCAGGGCAACACCACCACGCTGTGCCAGGTCGTCGCCGGCGCGTTGGGGCTGCCGCTCGACTGGGTAACCCAGGCGCCGGTCGACACGCACGACGTACCCGATTCCGGCCCGACGGTCGCCTCCCGCACCTGCATGATCGTCGGGCAGATCGTCGAGCAGGCCGCACGCGGGCTGCGCGCCGAACTCATCGGCAAGGCCGGGCTGCCGGCCACCGCGGCCGACGAGCATGCATTCGCCGCAGCCTGCGCACGCTATCTCGACGGCCATCCCCGGCTGGAGGCACAGGCGCGCTACGAGCCGCCGGCGAACGTCGCATGGGACGAGACCGTGTTCGAAGGCTCTCCCTACGCGAGCTACGCCTGGGCCACCTACGTGGCCGAGGTGGACATCGACCTGACGACCTGCGAGATCGCGCTATCCGGGTTCACCGCGGTGCAGGAGGTGGGCCGCGTGGTGAACCCCGTGATCGCGGCCGGGCAGGTCGAGGGCGGCGTGGTGCAGGGCATCGGTTTTGCCTTGTTCGAGAAGGTGGTCCGCGACGGGAACGGGGCGATGGCCAACAACCGGATGACCAACTACATCATTCCGACCACGGTGGATATCCCGCCAGTGCGCGTGTTCTTCCAGGAACAACCCGGGGGCATCGGTCCGTCCGGTGCCAAGGGACTCGGCGAACTGCCGATGGACGGCCCGGGTCCGGCGATCCTGAGCGCGGTGAATTTCGCGCTCGGGACGCGTATCGCCTGCCTGCCGGTACTGCCCGAAGACGTGATGGCGGCACTGCAGCCAGCGCTCGCGCCGGAGGCCGCATGA
- a CDS encoding ABC transporter substrate-binding protein: protein MDAQKRKTLTTAAALLASSLAAPSALAQAKVAIRFQLDWVWQGPHAFFLLAQDRGYFAKEGLDVTFDQGKGSGVAVNSVASGVYDGGFGDTNALIRLAAQKPGEQPVAVYMLYNRAPFVIATLASSGIRTPRDLEGRTLGAPAGDAALGLLPVFAKANGVDASKVKITNMAPNLREPMLQKKEVDAVAGFINTIWFAAQAVGLNPEKDLNIFRYGDMGVAGYGNSIMFSQRFVKENPEAIRGFLRALTRGVQDVLANPDAGVDAVMKRDPLLNRDNQRQRLLAAIQNDVLSPEVTKVGLGDVVDDRFARGVAQQVEAAALPRAPAQAEVFNRSFLPARDQRLVK, encoded by the coding sequence ATGGATGCACAGAAGCGCAAGACACTCACGACCGCAGCGGCACTGCTGGCGTCGTCGCTCGCCGCGCCCTCGGCGCTTGCCCAGGCCAAGGTCGCGATCCGCTTCCAGCTCGATTGGGTGTGGCAGGGGCCACACGCCTTCTTCCTGCTCGCGCAGGACCGCGGCTACTTCGCCAAGGAAGGCCTGGACGTCACGTTCGACCAGGGCAAGGGTTCGGGCGTGGCCGTGAACTCGGTGGCCAGCGGCGTGTACGACGGCGGCTTCGGTGATACCAACGCGCTGATCCGGCTGGCCGCGCAGAAGCCCGGCGAGCAGCCGGTCGCGGTCTACATGCTGTACAACCGCGCACCGTTCGTGATCGCGACGCTCGCGTCGTCGGGCATCAGGACGCCTCGCGACCTGGAGGGCCGCACCCTGGGTGCGCCGGCCGGTGACGCGGCGCTCGGCCTGCTGCCGGTATTCGCCAAGGCGAACGGTGTCGATGCCAGCAAGGTGAAGATCACCAACATGGCGCCGAACCTGCGCGAGCCGATGCTGCAGAAGAAGGAAGTCGACGCGGTCGCCGGCTTCATCAACACGATCTGGTTCGCGGCCCAGGCGGTCGGGCTGAACCCGGAGAAAGACCTGAACATTTTCCGTTATGGCGACATGGGTGTCGCCGGCTACGGCAACTCGATCATGTTCTCGCAGAGGTTCGTGAAAGAGAATCCGGAGGCGATCCGTGGTTTCCTGCGCGCGCTGACGCGCGGGGTGCAGGACGTGCTCGCCAATCCGGATGCCGGCGTCGACGCGGTGATGAAGCGCGATCCGCTGCTCAATCGCGACAACCAGCGGCAGCGGCTGCTGGCGGCGATCCAGAACGACGTGCTGTCGCCGGAAGTCACCAAGGTCGGGCTGGGCGACGTGGTGGACGACCGCTTCGCCCGCGGTGTCGCGCAGCAGGTGGAAGCGGCCGCGCTGCCGCGTGCGCCGGCGCAGGCAGAGGTGTTCAATCGCAGCTTCCTGCCTGCCCGCGACCAGCGGCTCGTGAAGTAA
- a CDS encoding ABC transporter permease: MKMNASLLANRYVIKAFPVVFVALIFIAWELLVVLTGIKSVILPPPSAVIYDLVTKFPLIWPHAVQTLYTTMVGFLGAIVVGVLLGALIGSSRLAYEAFYPVLIGFSSIPKVAVVPIFVLWFGVGTIPAILTSLVISFFPIVVNVATGLATTEPELEDVLRALGAKKRDILLKVGLPRAMPYFFASLKISVTLAFVGTVLSETVAANKGIGNVMMVASANYQTALAFGALLLLAIMGVILYGVFALLETRFAGWSQRKADLALQSH; this comes from the coding sequence ATGAAGATGAACGCATCCCTGCTTGCCAATCGCTACGTGATCAAGGCGTTCCCGGTCGTCTTCGTGGCCCTGATCTTCATCGCCTGGGAACTGCTGGTCGTGCTGACCGGCATCAAGTCGGTGATCCTGCCTCCGCCGAGCGCGGTGATCTATGACCTGGTCACCAAGTTCCCGCTCATCTGGCCGCATGCGGTACAGACGCTGTACACCACGATGGTCGGTTTCCTGGGGGCGATCGTCGTCGGCGTACTGCTGGGCGCACTGATCGGGTCGTCCCGGCTCGCGTACGAAGCGTTCTATCCGGTACTGATCGGCTTCTCCAGCATTCCGAAGGTCGCGGTGGTGCCGATCTTCGTGCTGTGGTTCGGCGTCGGCACCATACCGGCCATCCTCACCTCGCTGGTGATCTCGTTCTTCCCGATCGTGGTGAACGTCGCCACCGGGCTCGCCACCACCGAGCCGGAGCTCGAAGACGTGCTGCGTGCGCTGGGCGCGAAGAAGCGCGACATCCTGCTGAAGGTGGGGTTGCCGAGGGCGATGCCGTACTTCTTCGCATCGCTGAAGATTTCGGTCACGCTCGCCTTCGTCGGTACCGTGCTGTCGGAGACGGTCGCCGCCAACAAGGGCATCGGCAACGTGATGATGGTGGCCAGTGCCAACTACCAGACCGCTCTGGCGTTCGGTGCGCTGCTGCTGCTGGCCATCATGGGGGTGATCCTGTACGGTGTTTTCGCGCTGCTCGAGACCCGCTTCGCGGGGTGGTCGCAGCGCAAGGCCGACCTTGCATTGCAGAGCCACTGA
- a CDS encoding ABC transporter ATP-binding protein — MDATVDSGNAAATSGTVIADPFIRFDDVSLRYGGPGGTLAVEGATIDIPKGGFVSIVGPSGCGKSTLLKMVSGLIAPTAGRVVVGGKPVTGPLGFVGMAFQNPTPLPWYSVIDNVMLPLRIVEPYRSTFRARYDEYRAKAEALLEMVGLKGFGEKKPWQLSGGMLQRASLCRALIHEPALLLLDEPFGALDAFTREELWQVLQELWLARRPTVMLITHDLAESVLLSETVFVMSARPGRLLHSEAVPFARPRGLDVMYEPEFVSMVHRLRTRIGNARADGMKGA, encoded by the coding sequence ATGGACGCGACCGTCGATTCAGGCAATGCAGCAGCCACCTCGGGTACGGTGATCGCCGACCCGTTCATCCGCTTCGACGACGTCAGTCTGCGCTATGGCGGCCCGGGCGGCACGCTCGCCGTCGAGGGGGCGACGATCGATATCCCGAAAGGCGGCTTCGTGTCGATCGTCGGGCCGTCGGGATGCGGCAAGTCGACGCTGCTGAAGATGGTGTCCGGGCTGATCGCACCCACCGCGGGCCGGGTGGTGGTCGGCGGCAAGCCGGTGACTGGTCCGCTCGGCTTCGTCGGCATGGCGTTCCAGAACCCGACGCCGCTGCCCTGGTATAGCGTGATCGACAACGTGATGCTGCCATTGCGCATCGTCGAGCCCTACCGCAGTACCTTCCGCGCGCGCTACGACGAGTACCGCGCGAAGGCCGAGGCCCTGCTGGAGATGGTCGGGCTGAAGGGCTTCGGCGAGAAGAAGCCGTGGCAACTCTCCGGCGGCATGCTGCAGCGGGCATCGCTCTGCCGTGCGCTGATCCACGAGCCGGCGCTGCTGCTGCTCGACGAACCGTTCGGCGCGCTGGATGCGTTCACCCGCGAAGAGCTCTGGCAGGTACTCCAGGAACTGTGGCTTGCCCGGCGTCCGACCGTGATGCTCATTACCCATGATCTTGCCGAGTCGGTGCTGCTGTCCGAGACCGTGTTCGTGATGAGCGCGCGTCCGGGCCGCCTGCTGCACAGCGAGGCCGTGCCTTTTGCGCGTCCGCGCGGGCTCGACGTGATGTACGAACCGGAGTTCGTGTCGATGGTCCACCGGCTGCGCACCCGCATCGGCAACGCGCGCGCCGATGGCATGAAGGGAGCATGA
- the hpxZ gene encoding oxalurate catabolism protein HpxZ: MSLEVNIPDVLAEVTAAFYRYEDALVNNKVDVLDEIFWDHPSTLRYGATENLHSYEEICEFRASRPSQGLMRTLENTRITTYGHDFAVANTEFKRPPGDRIGRQSQTWMRTPAGWRVVAAHVSIMIEPK; this comes from the coding sequence ATGAGCCTCGAAGTCAATATCCCGGACGTGCTGGCGGAAGTCACCGCGGCCTTCTACCGCTATGAAGACGCACTGGTAAACAACAAGGTCGACGTGCTCGACGAGATCTTCTGGGACCACCCGAGCACGCTGCGCTACGGAGCGACCGAGAACCTGCACAGCTACGAGGAGATCTGCGAGTTCCGTGCCTCGCGTCCTTCGCAGGGCCTGATGCGTACGCTCGAAAACACCCGCATCACCACCTACGGACATGATTTCGCGGTGGCCAACACCGAATTCAAGCGCCCGCCCGGCGACAGGATCGGCCGCCAGAGCCAGACCTGGATGCGTACGCCCGCGGGCTGGCGCGTCGTGGCGGCGCATGTGAGCATCATGATCGAACCCAAGTGA